Proteins encoded within one genomic window of Halodesulfurarchaeum formicicum:
- a CDS encoding DUF7139 domain-containing protein, whose protein sequence is MPSLGETYERRVGVASRKQVLLGTGLFVAGAALLVAAILIGGTGLLVENGFGVLESREIAGILGGVGIPAVFLGVTIVLPATRFHKTAAGLGAALALVGVALFRHAYPENWYASPGVPSTLVLALLLVYFAGILVSFWTLFTAVATFKTRNDPGGTVSLSVDNPGATVRAVEAVQTEFQNAGKAISSGLGGIGTFGDETETTDLGPQPHQQAGSVSDGGVSADAEIVEPGAEPTTQVDDGEVMDEPGTGPDQYCGNCTHFEYTERDGDMHPYCGLSEEPMDDMAACQWWQGNAS, encoded by the coding sequence ATGCCAAGCCTGGGGGAGACCTACGAGCGCCGGGTCGGGGTTGCGAGCCGCAAGCAGGTCCTCCTGGGAACCGGGCTCTTCGTCGCCGGAGCTGCCCTCCTCGTGGCCGCGATCCTGATCGGTGGCACTGGCCTCCTGGTGGAGAACGGCTTTGGCGTCCTGGAGAGCCGGGAGATCGCGGGCATCCTCGGCGGCGTCGGGATCCCAGCGGTGTTCCTGGGAGTTACGATCGTCCTCCCAGCGACGCGGTTCCACAAGACCGCTGCCGGACTCGGGGCCGCACTGGCCCTCGTCGGCGTGGCGCTCTTCCGGCATGCCTACCCCGAGAACTGGTATGCCAGCCCCGGTGTCCCCTCGACGCTGGTCCTGGCCCTGCTGCTGGTCTACTTCGCCGGCATCCTGGTCTCCTTCTGGACGCTTTTCACCGCCGTCGCGACCTTCAAGACCCGCAACGATCCCGGGGGCACAGTCTCGCTCTCGGTCGACAATCCGGGGGCGACGGTGCGGGCCGTGGAGGCCGTTCAGACTGAGTTCCAGAACGCCGGCAAGGCCATCAGTAGCGGTCTGGGCGGCATCGGGACCTTCGGGGACGAAACCGAGACAACGGATCTCGGGCCACAGCCACACCAACAGGCCGGGTCGGTATCCGACGGCGGGGTCTCGGCGGATGCCGAGATCGTCGAACCGGGTGCGGAGCCGACGACCCAGGTAGACGACGGCGAAGTGATGGACGAACCCGGTACCGGGCCGGACCAGTACTGTGGGAACTGTACGCACTTCGAGTACACCGAGCGGGACGGCGACATGCATCCCTACTGTGGGCTCTCCGAGGAACCGATGGACGACATGGCGGCCTGCCAGTGGTGGCAGGGGAACGCGAGTTAA
- a CDS encoding DUF5789 family protein: MAEDTDEADGVELGSGPDVEGAPIARVAERLTWAIQKSEIDRKEGDTAVRTPDGPQELTDILAEIDETYFPTRQAFREAVDGVIGTGPVPTEE, encoded by the coding sequence ATGGCCGAGGACACCGACGAAGCGGACGGCGTCGAACTGGGTTCGGGCCCCGACGTGGAGGGCGCCCCGATCGCCCGGGTCGCCGAGCGACTGACCTGGGCGATTCAGAAGAGCGAAATCGACCGCAAAGAGGGCGACACCGCCGTCCGGACGCCGGACGGGCCCCAGGAACTCACCGACATCCTGGCGGAGATCGACGAGACGTACTTCCCCACTCGACAGGCCTTCCGCGAGGCCGTCGACGGGGTCATCGGCACCGGCCCGGTTCCAACCGAGGAGTAA
- a CDS encoding CPBP family intramembrane glutamic endopeptidase: MSDTDPWRPVAPRGSHRGYALLGAIAAGVGGIFLAFVLTALFGLGVGRFLGGVSFLVMVGLLFLTSALGLAGGGVLYLRYRGLSARSYVPAAVPGLRDLLYAGGGYVAAMGLVFAAGVLLTVFGVQPETTNQAAELGIENPELLLWLVPLSLFVIAPSEEFLFRGVVQGRLREAFSAPLAIPLTAALFALVHYFSLTGGSGARFIAIAILFLPSLVFGVAYERTENLVVPILIHGVYNSTLVLLLYVSISVMGDVPAAI, from the coding sequence ATGAGCGATACTGACCCGTGGCGACCGGTGGCCCCCCGTGGTTCCCATCGCGGGTACGCCCTGCTCGGGGCGATCGCAGCGGGTGTCGGTGGCATTTTCCTGGCCTTCGTGCTCACTGCGCTGTTCGGACTTGGTGTCGGCCGGTTCTTGGGTGGTGTCTCCTTTCTCGTCATGGTTGGCCTCCTCTTTCTCACGAGTGCCCTGGGGCTGGCGGGTGGGGGCGTCCTCTATCTCCGGTATCGTGGCCTCTCGGCCCGATCCTACGTCCCGGCGGCCGTTCCGGGGCTGCGTGATCTCCTCTACGCGGGTGGCGGCTACGTGGCCGCGATGGGACTTGTCTTCGCCGCCGGCGTGTTGCTCACTGTCTTTGGTGTCCAGCCGGAGACCACAAACCAGGCCGCGGAACTGGGCATCGAGAACCCGGAACTGCTGCTCTGGCTCGTCCCGCTCTCGCTTTTCGTAATTGCACCGAGCGAGGAGTTCCTGTTCCGGGGGGTCGTCCAGGGGCGACTTCGCGAGGCGTTTTCGGCCCCACTCGCGATCCCGCTGACGGCCGCCCTCTTCGCGCTGGTTCACTACTTCTCGCTGACCGGCGGGAGCGGGGCCCGATTCATCGCCATCGCGATCCTCTTCCTGCCGAGTCTTGTCTTCGGGGTGGCGTATGAACGAACGGAGAACCTGGTGGTCCCAATTTTGATCCACGGGGTGTACAATTCCACCCTCGTGCTGTTGCTCTACGTCTCGATCTCGGTCATGGGAGACGTGCCCGCGGCGATCTGA
- the nreA gene encoding DNA repair protein NreA, with product MRLDEYIEGFQPDESARRRRLAEEKSYEIIDYVEDLQTGLQSSLQGDSLVGSTAPSVFVGRSSYPNVSTGILAPVGQEDTAAEFATSGEWYQRGLDIENVLQYRTGLLNSRRSAKVDVEDVWDGFVGTQREVAIADRPVDVEIGLRDTPEIDLERYRNPQANAPSGPSATADRAELGENPHVPRQVKKTLEDDDWRAEGAMTYLYRRGFDVYDINQVLSVGALGQSQNRRLVPTRWSITAVDDTVSKFLRGSIRNAPSIDQVQVFVNEYIGNRYWIVLAPGSWEFELVEMKAPGSIWNPEPTGEIFMSSAYENYEGRSGYVEETAGAYYAARLGVLEHLESIGRQAKALVLREVSDDYWAPVGVWQVRESVRNAFAEGPKPDLAGEPGVAETFESAIGQIVPHLPVSLGALRRKSELVAGRQAGLTDFQA from the coding sequence ATGCGCCTCGACGAGTACATCGAGGGCTTCCAGCCCGACGAGTCGGCCCGCCGTCGCCGCCTCGCCGAGGAGAAGTCCTACGAGATCATCGACTACGTCGAGGACCTCCAGACCGGTCTTCAGTCCTCGCTGCAGGGTGATTCGCTCGTGGGAAGTACCGCCCCGTCAGTGTTCGTGGGCCGCTCGTCGTACCCGAACGTGAGCACCGGGATTCTTGCCCCGGTCGGGCAGGAGGACACCGCCGCCGAGTTTGCCACCAGCGGCGAGTGGTACCAGCGAGGGCTGGACATCGAGAACGTCCTGCAGTACCGCACCGGCTTGCTCAACTCCCGGCGGTCGGCCAAGGTTGACGTCGAGGACGTCTGGGACGGCTTTGTCGGCACCCAGCGTGAGGTCGCCATCGCCGACCGGCCGGTCGACGTCGAGATCGGGCTCCGGGACACCCCGGAGATCGACCTGGAACGGTATCGCAACCCGCAGGCCAACGCGCCGAGCGGTCCGAGTGCGACCGCCGACCGGGCGGAGTTAGGTGAAAATCCACACGTGCCTCGGCAGGTCAAAAAGACCCTGGAGGACGACGACTGGCGGGCCGAGGGTGCGATGACCTACCTCTATCGCCGTGGCTTTGACGTGTACGACATCAACCAGGTGCTCTCGGTGGGGGCACTCGGCCAGTCACAGAACCGGCGGCTCGTGCCCACCCGCTGGTCGATCACGGCCGTCGACGACACCGTCTCGAAGTTCCTCCGCGGGTCGATCCGGAACGCGCCGTCGATCGATCAGGTGCAGGTATTCGTCAACGAGTACATCGGCAACCGGTACTGGATCGTGCTGGCTCCCGGGTCCTGGGAGTTCGAACTCGTGGAGATGAAAGCGCCGGGCAGCATCTGGAACCCGGAGCCGACCGGCGAGATCTTCATGTCGAGTGCCTACGAGAACTACGAGGGCCGCTCGGGCTACGTCGAGGAGACCGCCGGGGCGTACTACGCCGCCCGTCTGGGCGTGCTCGAACACCTCGAATCGATCGGGCGGCAGGCCAAAGCCCTGGTGCTGCGGGAAGTGTCGGACGATTACTGGGCTCCAGTCGGGGTCTGGCAGGTCAGAGAGAGCGTGCGCAACGCCTTTGCGGAGGGGCCAAAGCCAGATCTGGCGGGCGAACCAGGGGTCGCCGAGACCTTCGAGTCGGCCATCGGACAGATCGTCCCCCACCTCCCGGTTTCGCTGGGAGCGCTTCGCCGGAAGTCAGAACTCGTCGCGGGCCGGCAGGCCGGGCTGACGGACTTCCAGGCGTAG